A genome region from Paramormyrops kingsleyae isolate MSU_618 unplaced genomic scaffold, PKINGS_0.4 ups367, whole genome shotgun sequence includes the following:
- the LOC140587574 gene encoding uncharacterized protein — METPAKKMRMDTDVVSGYIHSISALKFTTKNRGFFNAVLQTGREEFHDVTIFSPRKRALFSQASDNGTAIRLTHVRKALSFKGTSDFDVMGNQLTELSVTKVTFPFRKPAAPVRQTLVDVTALPAGKKVPLVKAKVVAASLQKTVSIRGSDKEVKRFTVFDGTAQMSLCVWERLIHDVEVDSSYVFTELSTRVFEGKVELTTTVESMIEKICDLDVGDADAVQEEESVVTVKASICGAEIKASLKCALCGSRQDTWDSQSRFARCQSCRMLQKSGAFSKVLRGTLKVKNDDGADYTLTVGHCTLVDYLKRRNITSLMDKEEAIEEHLLFEECLQFSFDDECNVSSIVDIADSAVPSSS; from the exons ATGGAGACTCCAGCGAAGAAAATGAGGATGGACACAGACGTAGTCAGTGGCTATATCCACTCTATCTCAGCATTAAAATTCACCACTAAAAACAgaggtttttttaatgctgtactACAGACTGGACGTGAAGAATTTCACGATGTGACCATCTTCAGTCCGAGAAAGCGTGCGCTGTTCAGCCAAGCTTCAGATAATGGCACGGCAATACGCCTGACACATGTCAGAAAGGCTTTGA gttTTAAAGGCACGTCTGACTTCGACGTGATGGGGAACCAGTTGACCGAGCTGTCTGTAACGAAGGTGACGTTTCCTTTTCGGAAACCTGCAGCACCCGTTAGGCAGACACTGGTTGATGTCACAGCTCTGCCGGCAGGCAAGAAG GTGCCTTTGGTGAAAGCCAAGGTCGTGGCAGCGTCATTGCAGAAAACTGTAAGCATTAGAGGCAGCGACAAAGaggtgaagagattcacagTCTTTGATGGAACTGCCCAGATGAGTCTTTGCGTTTGGGAGAGACTGATCCATGACGTGGAGGTTGACTCATCTTACGTCTTTACGGAGCTTTCGACTAGAGTTTTTGAAGGGAAAGTGGAACTAACAACAACCGTAGAGAGCATGATTGAGAAGATCTGCGATTTGgatgtgggagacgcggacgctGTACAAGAAGAGGAATCGGTTGTGACGGTGAAGGCTTCCATATGTGGAGCTGAGATTAAGGCAAGCCTgaagtgtgccctgtgtggaAGCCGGCAGGATACTTGGGACAGCCAGAGCAGGTTTGCACGATGCCAGAGCTGCAGGATGCTGCAGAAATCGGGggcattttcaaaagtattacgcggaactttaaaagtgaaaaatgatgaCGGCGCAGATTATACATTGACTGTCGGACACTGTACTCTGGTGGACTATTTAAAACGACGGAATATAACATCATTAATGGACAAAGAGGAAGCTATTGAAGAGCATCTTCTTTTTGAGGAATGCCTTCAGTTCTCTTTTGACGACGAATGCAACGTTTCTTCTATTGTAGACATTGCAGATAGCGCAGTCCCTTCGTCTAGCTAG